Part of the Natranaerovirga pectinivora genome is shown below.
TATTACGGTAATGCAATGAACAAGGAGAATCTTACATATTATTGAAGCCTTGATGTTAGACTATGCTTGGAGAAAATTGCAGATACAATGATACATGAATTTGTGTCAGAAGAAAGTAAACAAAAATGGCGAAAGCTATCGTACATGAAAAGCTGATGTCATCTAAAGAATTCCTTGATAGCTGTATAGTTGAAAAGCCAATTGCTGCAAAGAAGACTGGAAATTTAGGAGCCCATGAAGGTGAAGAAGCGAATGTTACAGATATTAATATTCAATTATCACTTGAAGCCGTCTCAAATTTCTCGATTGAAATGTTTGTATCATATTTTAAAATGAATGGTTTTCATAATAGTGGTGTTAGTGCATGGATTCCAACAGTATTTAGCACTTTACCACCAAAATATAGAATTCAAATACTAGAGAAGTACTTTGATTATGATAATTCAATTCTAATTATTGATAAATTAGCAATGGCGTATTTAAAAGATGGACTTGAAGAAGAGTGTTTCAAATTTATTGACAGATGCTATAAAGAAAGTTTGATTACAGAATATCCATTGGAAATTATGTACTTAAATATAAAGGTAAGTATATTACAATAATTCATAGTAAATTCAATAAAAATTTCCTTGGTGTGGTTTGTGATTGAACCTCAATATGGCAATACAATTATATGAAAATTTGTGACTTGAGAACAGCAAAATTGGCCGCATTTGATATTTATAATAACTGGCTAATACACCAAGCGTGTTTCAGCAAGGAGTTATTGAATATAAATAGACATAAAGATGATAAAATGGCAGGGAGTTTAGAGAGAGAAAATGAATAATAGATTGATAGGGATAACAAAATATTTTAGAAATGCAGTTGCAGCTCAGACCAATATGGGGATTGATTTTAAAGTTGATAACTTTTTTATCATTGATCCTAAAGAATTGGGGCAGGGTAAGCTTAACCCTATAGCTTGTAAAGGCATTTTTACAGAGGCGAAGAAGAATACATTTGATGACGAGGCTAAATCAAGGAAAAAATCTCTTGTAAATGTCATCATTTGTGCTAAAACGATAAAAACAATATATGAGGCAAATGAAAAGGTACAGGATGAAATTGAGGAACTAACTGGAGTATACTATATTCCGGCAATTCTCAATTCAGAAGGTTTGCTTATATTTGATGAGGGTGACAAAAAACTCCCATGGTTTCCAAGGGAGTATCTAACGCCTATGCTTGAACCAAAATTGGCAATAGGAGAAGCAGAAACGGTTGATAATTTTATAAGTAATCACGTTGACAGTGTAGAAAAAATTAAATATTGGTCAGATTATGTTACCTTTTTTACGGAACTATATGAGTCTGTTACAGAGTCTGAATTTAATCAAAACATAATCCGGAATCTAGATGATAAAGAACCGTTTTTTGAACTGGAGAAACATGTATATGTTTTCTTAGATAAAACTGTTTATTCAACTTTTCATATTATGAATTTATATAATCATCTGCAGGATGATAATCAGCCCAAAGAGCTTTATGACAATTTCATATCTACGCATATGGCAGAAGTAAGTCCGCTTATAGAAAACGATTTGTCGAAAATGCAGGTACATAGCGGTCAGATGAACGGAGAGTATCCTCTGTCTCCATCTCAAAGGGAGGCGGTCAATCACTTTAACGCTATGAATAGTGGAGAAATTCTGGCGGTAAATGGTCCTCCTGGTACGGGGAAAACCACCTTGTTGCAAACCATAGTTGCAGACATGTATGTTAAAAGGGCTATGAAAAAGGAAAAGGCACCGCTTATTGTTGCATCTTCAACGAATAATCAGGCGGTAACAAACATCATTGCCTCTTTCGGAAATATCAAAAAGATGGGCATCTCCAATTTGGAAGAGAGATGGATTGAAGGAGTGAATAGTTTCGCTTCCTATTTTCCGTCTTTCTCAAAGGTAAAAGATGCAAAAAGAAAAGGGTATCAGTACACTAATCAAAAAGGGGAATTTTTTGTCTCTGATGTTGAAGATAAAGCCAATATCGTAAAATCTAAGGCTAAGCTGATACAATCCTGCAACGAATATTTTGGAAGTGAGTACAAAAATATAACTTCCTGTCAGGAGAAATTGCATCAAGAGCTGTTAGTCATTGAAAAGAGTAAGACAGCATTGCTTTCACTTGCTCAGGAAGCTTCTCAATCTGATTTGAATGGTGAAACTATTGATAAATGCCTTGAGAAATTATTCATGGGAATCGAAGAAAAGCAAACAGCAATCTCCAATATCCACCAAAGAATCATTGACTGGGAGAGTTGTTATAAAAAAATACCTTTCTATGTCAAATGGCTAAAGTTTCTAAAAAGCTTTGCAAGGAAAATACAAACGGAATTCAGACTGTTTATAAACGATGAAGAGCAGAACTTTCTGAATGAACATATGAACTTTTACGAAATCAAAGAAAAATACAGCCAGTTGTATGCCGAGTGCAATAAAGCAATTTCCGACCTTAAAGAGAAAAAATCTGTGATTGAGAAAATAAAAAAACGATATGACAGCGAGCTGGAGCGATTACAGCAGCATAATATTAATTTGCATGGAGAAAATGATGAAAAGTATAGGCTTGACCTTGAATATATAAACGACTTGATGGATAAAAAGCATAGGTATGTGGAGTTCTGGCTGGCGGTTCATTATTATGAATGCAGGTGGTTGAGTGGAGAGGATGAACTATCGGAAAAACAAAAGAGCACTAACTATACAAACGTTTTGGAAAAGTTTTATAATAGGCTCAGCATGATAACACCTTGTCTGGTTATGACATTCTACATGTTACCTAGACAGTTCTTGGCATTCGGAGAACAGAAAAATTTTTTTATGTATAATTACATAGATTTACTCATTATAGATGAGGCTGGACAGGTATCTCCGGAGATTGCTGCAGGCTCATTTTCCCTTGCTAAAAAATCTGTAGTCGTCGGTGATATTTATCAGATAGAGCCGGTATGGAGTGTGAACAGAGCACTGGACAAAGCATTGGCAGTGTCAAATGGGGCAATACAATCCTTAGATGAATTTGAATTACTGGTACAGACCGGATTAAACAGTTCTTACTCCAGCGTGATGAAAGTTGCTGCAAAGTGCTGTAAATATGAAAAATTCGATGAAAAAGGCTTGTTCCTTAGTGAACATCGACGTTGCTATGATGAAATTATTGATTACTGCAACAGGCTGGTTTATAAGGAAAATCTCCAGCCGATGCGAGGAAAGGGCATGGAAGACGAGAAGCTTGCTATAAAGCACTGGCCGCAAATGGGCTTCAAACAAATTGATACGGAGTATTCTAACAGGAATGGCAGCAGTAGATTAAACCGCTTAGAAGCGGAACAGATCGTTGAATGGATAAAAAATAATTTCAAACTTATTGCAAATGCTTATCCTAAAGAGGCAAAAGAAAATTTAATTGGAATTATCACACCGTTTAAAGCGCAGGTGGAGTGTATAAAATCAGAGCTAAAAAAGCAGATGCCGACCAATCATTCTAAGATAAGCGTTGGTACGGTACATACTTTTCAAGGGGCAGAAAGAAACATTATTATACTGTCTACAGTGTATGGAAAGCAGGACGGATGTTTTTTCATCGATGCAAACAAGAGCTTAATGAATGTTGCGGTATCTCGTGCAAAGGATAAATTTTTCGTTTTTGGAGACATCAATTGTTTGAAAGATACGCAGAGCAGTGCAAGCGGGTTGCTTAAAAAATGTATTTCAAATATAGAAATGGAGATGCATTATAATGAACTGTAATGGTATATTATAGTTGTAACACCTAGTACGAATAATATATAATAAAAGCGAACGATCAAGGAGTACAGTTTACCTCCTGGGCCTTTACGGAGTATTGTGTAAATCAAGGAATTATCCAAAGCATGAGCAAATCAGGATGTCCATATGACCATGCTCCAATGGAAATCTTTTATAAATCTTTTAAAACGGAATTAATATATTTAAATAAATTTGAAAATGAAGAGCAATTGGATGTAGCCCTAAATAGATATGTTTATGTGTGGTATAACCATATCAGACCACATACATTCAATGGTGGGTTAACTCCTTTTAAAGCAGTAAATATAAGTTAAAATACTCGAATTAAGTGTTACAAAAAAGCTCGACCATTACAATTCATAAAGGAGAACGAAAGTGGAAAAATTTTTAGCTATTATAGGTGCATTAATGCCTATATTAACCATAGTTGTAACTAGATTAATAAAAGAAAAATTTGGTGATAAAATGTATTCAAACTATAGTCCATATAATAATTATAAAGGTAATCCATTACTAAATACACTTAATTAGTTATCCAATAGTCTTTTAGTATTTACTTTAGGAATTGCTTTGAATTTTGGGATTATTAATTTTATACTATTTATTATAAAAGATAAATCCTTATTCTTTATTTTTACTTTATTTGTTGTAGAGTTATTAATTGTAGGAGTTTTTTTGTTTTTAATGAAAAAGAACATGATATTCAACCGAACAGTATTAAGGTCTTTAAGAAAGTTAGAAGACTATTATTAATCATATATTTTCCACTATCTTGTCTATTTGCTATTGGATTAATATACGCTACTGGCTTTATTAAAGGCACTGAAATTATTATGAATCAGAATATTCCCATGAGTTTATATTGGATTATTTCAAGCGTTATAGTACTTTTTATTGGAATGACTTATTTCAAAAATTTGTACATAAAGTATTTACCTGATTTTAAATTTAGAGTTTTTTTAAAAGATGGTACAAACATTCAATGTGAAGAATTAACAAAGCGAAAAGGGAAAATTGTTTTAGAAATAAATATGATTATAGCAGAAACTAAATGTATAAAGAAAAAGTTTATAGAAAAACCACTTGATGAAGTTGATTGGATTGAAGCAGAAGTAATTCTTAATAAAATATAAAGGAACACAAAGAATGTTAGTTAAAAAGATAGTTTCTATCTGATCCTTCATTTCCTGTAGGATATAAGTATGACAGTCAAGAAACAGTGATGTTTTATGTGGAGTATTTGGGCAATAGAGAAGATTTAAAGCCACAGGATGAAGAAATTGATAAAGTTGAGTTTTATAACAAAGAAGACTTAATGAGGGTTATATCTCAAGAAGAAACATATGAATTTTTAAAACAAATATATAATGAAATATAGTGGTTAAAGAATTGGAGGGGTTAGAATGTTAATTATATCATTAATTATGACTGCAATAATATGTTTATCTATGATTGGATTTGGACTTTTAATGGTAAAAAAACCACCTAAGGAAATTAATGCTTTATTTGGTTATCGTACAGCTATGCATCAAAAAACAAGGATACTTGGGATTTTGCACACAGGTACTCAGGTAAAATATGGATTAGAAGTGGGATTATCACTGGAACCATAACAATTATATTGGTATTTACTTTACAGGGATTAAGTAATTACAATCAACTTATGGTTGCGTTATGTTATATTCAAATTATAATATTACTACTAGTGATCCCTTTTACAGAGTAAGCTTTAAGAAAAACATTTGATAAAAATGATATTAGAAAATAAAATGCAAGAACAAAACAATGATCTCTATGTGTTTAGAGTACAAATTGATGATATCAAGGGGGCCTTTAATGAGTTGGTTGAAAAAACATAAGGTGAGGTTTGTTCTTTCTATACTGATCCTATTTTTGGTTCTACTTATTACATATTTTTACCCTAGTTACTATATGAATGATGTAGAGCAAATATATGTTTCTCATAGTAGTTATGGTGTTAGAACAAGTGAATACAAGATAGATTTTACAGAAAAAAAGTTTTATCAATTCAATCATGGTGGTTCATATAAACCAAGGGATAAGACACTTGATAATGAAGGGTATCAAATGATTACTGATATATCAATAAATCACATAACTATATTTAATAAAAAAGCTCAAAGATATCGGTTTTTAAGATGGAAAGAAAGATACATAAATCATAACGTAGAAGGTGGACATCATTGGAGTATTTATATTTTTTTTAAAGATGGGGAAGTCAAAAAAATCTATGGAGTTCATAAGTATCCTCTCACTTGGAATAAAATGCTAATGGCTTTTGAAGAATTAACGGGTAGCAATATATTATATAAAAAGATAAGATGGTAAAAGAAAATAAATATATTCCTAGATGACACGTTGGGACGTTTCTTTTGTGTCAATGACTAGATTGAGTTTCTAACACTTTATTAGATATCATCATAAAAAGGTATAACCTAAATCGTTAAGCAATGTGTTGATAAAGGCATAATAAAAAAACAAGTATAATTATAGATGCCACCAAATAGAATCAAATACATTTAAAATACACCTAAAAACTAAGTAAGATAGGAAACTGATTAAGTTAATTTAGTAATTAATCAATTCTTTTTAATTTTCGAAAAAAAATAAGTTAATGTAAATTGTGACTATGGTATAATGCTATTAATATTATTTCAAGTATTTATAAAATTTATTTCCTGTAACACTTAATCATAAACTATATTTTTTAAAACTATACTTAAAATGACAGCAATTAGTCATATAAGGGAGATGCTATGAAGATAAGAAAAGCAGTTGGCGCTGTTGTATTTCAAAACAATGAATATTTATTAATTCACAAAGTTAAGAACTCTGATTGTAATGAAGATATTAGTGGGCACTGGGACTTTCCAAAAGGTGGGGTGATAGATCAGGATAGCGATTTAGAATCATCAGTTTTAAGAGAATTAAAAGAGGAAACAGGTTCTACTAATTATAGAATAGTTTATAAATTTGATCCAAAGATTTGTTTTTCATTTCCTGCTGGATATAAGTATGACAGCCAAGAAACAGTGATGTTTTATGTGGAGTATTTGGGCAATAGAGAAGATTTAACGCCACAAGATGAAGAAATTGATAAAGTTGAATTTTACAGCAAAGAATATTTATTAAGGCTTATA
Proteins encoded:
- a CDS encoding DEAD/DEAH box helicase, which gives rise to MNNRLIGITKYFRNAVAAQTNMGIDFKVDNFFIIDPKELGQGKLNPIACKGIFTEAKKNTFDDEAKSRKKSLVNVIICAKTIKTIYEANEKVQDEIEELTGVYYIPAILNSEGLLIFDEGDKKLPWFPREYLTPMLEPKLAIGEAETVDNFISNHVDSVEKIKYWSDYVTFFTELYESVTESEFNQNIIRNLDDKEPFFELEKHVYVFLDKTVYSTFHIMNLYNHLQDDNQPKELYDNFISTHMAEVSPLIENDLSKMQVHSGQMNGEYPLSPSQREAVNHFNAMNSGEILAVNGPPGTGKTTLLQTIVADMYVKRAMKKEKAPLIVASSTNNQAVTNIIASFGNIKKMGISNLEERWIEGVNSFASYFPSFSKVKDAKRKGYQYTNQKGEFFVSDVEDKANIVKSKAKLIQSCNEYFGSEYKNITSCQEKLHQELLVIEKSKTALLSLAQEASQSDLNGETIDKCLEKLFMGIEEKQTAISNIHQRIIDWESCYKKIPFYVKWLKFLKSFARKIQTEFRLFINDEEQNFLNEHMNFYEIKEKYSQLYAECNKAISDLKEKKSVIEKIKKRYDSELERLQQHNINLHGENDEKYRLDLEYINDLMDKKHRYVEFWLAVHYYECRWLSGEDELSEKQKSTNYTNVLEKFYNRLSMITPCLVMTFYMLPRQFLAFGEQKNFFMYNYIDLLIIDEAGQVSPEIAAGSFSLAKKSVVVGDIYQIEPVWSVNRALDKALAVSNGAIQSLDEFELLVQTGLNSSYSSVMKVAAKCCKYEKFDEKGLFLSEHRRCYDEIIDYCNRLVYKENLQPMRGKGMEDEKLAIKHWPQMGFKQIDTEYSNRNGSSRLNRLEAEQIVEWIKNNFKLIANAYPKEAKENLIGIITPFKAQVECIKSELKKQMPTNHSKISVGTVHTFQGAERNIIILSTVYGKQDGCFFIDANKSLMNVAVSRAKDKFFVFGDINCLKDTQSSASGLLKKCISNIEMEMHYNEL
- a CDS encoding IS3 family transposase gives rise to the protein MQSMSKSGCPYDHAPMEIFYKSFKTELIYLNKFENEEQLDVALNRYVYVWYNHIRPHTFNGGLTPFKAVNIS
- a CDS encoding NUDIX domain-containing protein, with amino-acid sequence MKIRKAVGAVVFQNNEYLLIHKVKNSDCNEDISGHWDFPKGGVIDQDSDLESSVLRELKEETGSTNYRIVYKFDPKICFSFPAGYKYDSQETVMFYVEYLGNREDLTPQDEEIDKVEFYSKEYLLRLISQQETYAFLKQVYNEI